In Pyrus communis chromosome 11, drPyrComm1.1, whole genome shotgun sequence, the sequence GATCATCAACTCGTCGATCTTCACCGGACTCAAACTCGACCTGCTTAGGAAAATCTCCTTCACCTGTGGGAAGAGCTTGTGCTCCTTCACCCCGAGATAACTCGTCGCCAGATTTTTGAATGCTCCAAAATCGTAGAGTGGAAAGTGGATGTGGACGTCGATCCGACCCGGTCGAAGAAAGGCCGGGTTAAAGAGGTATTTCGAATTCATGGTGAACACCATGACTCTCTCCTCGGCACAACACGAATTCAACAGCTCGtccatgaaattatatatatccGAAAAGCTCAAACCCGCGGGTTTCTTAGTGATATATTGGTTGAACGACGACAAGGATGACCTGGAAGCGTTGGGGAACGAGGTGGAGTCGCATATGAAAGATGTGATTCAGGTGAGGGAGATGTTGGCACGGGTGGAATCTGGGTTGGGGGTGGTTCTGATTTTGGGTTGGGGGAAGACAGGAACGGGGGAAGAAGGGTGAGGGGGATAAGGGGTGCATGGGTAtcccatgcaaaaaaaaaaaaaaaaaaagatttcattcttatagtttttaatatttaattaatttttttaatagagtgAGTTCTATCTCAAATCACGTCGCTATTTAACGGAAGAAGTGACAGACAAATTGacggaatgtatgaaattgtaacaaattcgtgagatgaggtatgacattgacattTTCTAAAGATGGAGTATAAAATTGTAACTGACCCAATAGTTAAAacaattttatgtaatttaccttaaatttttttgttggcAGAAGCATCCAAAGTAGCAATAGGCTTTGTTCGTTGTTAATTTGTTCACTTTCTATGTCGTAcctattttgtttatttattcaaattaaatcTTCTTAATAAGATTCAACTTTTTGTTGGCAGAAGCATCCAATCTAGCAACAGTGTTTTTCCTTTGTAGCAGATCTCTTTCAATTATACTCGTCCTCTGAATAAGTCAAATATAAACAGTATTGCAAATGGATTCTCCCtagcaataatatttttttggatTATGAGCACTTCCATTGCATAACCAGCGAATTTATAACATCTAGCGAATTATGACCAGTTTTGAGAATGGTGACATATTAACTATGTGCGTATTTGTTATTATGTTACTCAAATTAGAAAACATATAATTGcttattattaatatatcttATACACGTAACTATTAATTTTATAGTTTACCTTATAATTATAAATAATCTTTTCATTCTCttttaattgataaaaaaatttctaccaAATTGTAATTTAGATAATACGTAAAACAATAGCACAAATGTTGCTTGCTGTCAGTGTAGAaattttttgagtttcaaaagacAGCAAATTTGTAACCTTATATCAAAACGTAGAGTTAAGGTAATAGTACTATTTGAAAAGAAGAATATAACTGAAAAGATGAAGGAAAAAATGAACAGAAAGCATCATATGGCCCCGGCCCCATGGGATGTCTTCTCATCACTGGGCCCATAAtgtgatttcaatctttcctcCCCTCTTTGATTTTTCTCTCCCTATTCCTTTCACCTCCTACCCTTCATTCTTCGTTCCTTTATTTAGcaacacagaaaaaaaaaaaaaaaagttgatctGGAATGTTCATTAATTGATCTCTCATCACAACTCTATGTCTGATTCTATGTCTAGAGAAAGAGGAAAAGATTTCGTCGAAGGATCGTCTGCTGGAGGGTCTCCGAATGATGATCAGCAGCAGCCGGCCACACCAAGCCGCTATGAGTCCCAGAAGAGAAGGGACTGGAACACTTTTGGTCAGTACTTGAAGAACCAGAGGCCTCCAGTGGCGCTGTCTCAGTGCAATTACAACCATGTGCTGGAGTTTCTTAGGTATCTGGACCAGTTTGGGAAGACCAAAGTTCATCTCCAGGGCTGCATGTTTTATGGGCAGCCTGAGCCTCCTGCCCCTTGCACATGTCCACTTAGGCAAGCCTGGGGCAGCCTGGATGCTCTCATAGGGAGGCTGAGGGCGGCCTACGAAGAAAATGGAGGATCCCCGGAGAACAACCCTTTCGCTAGCGGTGCAATCAGGGTTTACCTGAGGGAGGTCAGGGAGTGCCAAGCTAAGGCAAGAGGGATTCcttataagaagaagaagaagaagccaagTCCAAGTAAGGGATCCGGAGGAAATGATGATGAATCAAGTTCTACCATGCATTTCTCTTGATGCATGTTTTCTTCCTTCGGCCAATTTCAGAATTAATCGAAGGGTAAGTAGTAGATGAAGAAAAATTATGTTCAATTTCTATTCATGGTTAATTAAGTACGTCCACATCATAAAAATTAACTCCAattaaatgaagaaaaactcAATTAGTTACTCAATTTGTCAATGTAGGTGATATACCCCCAAAGATTATAGTTGttgctgtttttgtttttggtcgaATTAATCCCCCAAAAATTATAGTTAAAAAGATAGAGAAGAAGGTAAACTTATGAGGTTGAGAGCAGTCAAAGGACAGTAAATTAGTTTTATATGGAATACACgaagaacaaaattaaaaccctaaatggTATACTCAAATTATTTGAGTGATGATGTTCTGATCGGGATCAGTAACTTTAACCAATAATCTCTCCACCTCTAAAACTTATTAGACACTAAATATCGTGTtgtaataaaaaacaataatctCCTCTCCAACTTCTCCCCCTCTCCCtaggtcctcttctctctctctctctctctctctctctctgaaacaCACTCGCGATGTAATCCCCATTCCCCACTTCCATTGTCCTACGTTAATTAAAAATTGCTCTCTATTTCTAACTTTTCATTAATTTGGCTCTTTTAGGATTCTGCAGATTTTTTGTGCCCCCACGATTCTTTGTCAAGTGAGATATATCATCACAAACTTTCGTACGTCAggatatataattaaaaaatatagacAAATGATTGAAATATATGATTAATTAAAGTTTAAGGTTTTAACAAATCTCCTTAATTcgtattttattagtttttgaCGTTCATCCATCTTTTCTGCAGCTTTTCTCGTTTGCAATTATATatcttttggttttaatttaacGAAGGTCATCATAGCGAATCTATAAACACCCAAGATGATCAATGCCACCACAAATTGCTCTTCTTTTATATGTGCAGCTAGCAGATATATATAATGTCAGTTAAATACAACTAATTGCTCATTTGCTCTTGTTTTATATGCCAATTATTTTTCCTTGATGTCCACAGTACAAAATTCTGTTGCGCAGCATTTCATCATGATCACAGGcttattacacacacacacacacacacacacacagagagtctgataaagaaaaataaagaacaaagaGATTAAAAAAAGTCTGATTATGTGCTCAAAGGATTGTTATCTCACGTCTttgtcgggttttcatggggaacttcatatttttttatgcattaGGTTGATAGGCCAGAGTTAAATAGATCTTTCACTCACTTGTGTGAATTGCCATCTATAGAAAATCGTAATTCTATTTGCACGTGTTTGGTCTCAAGACATATTTCCAACTTAGACAGGACGATGCTATCCACAAATctatttttaccttttattcattctttgttaatttttgttcttcctcttcaatatattcattcattcatacaaatATTTGCATTCACTCCCTCTTCTCTTTTATTCATTTGAATATTCATCCAAACTCAAGCTTTGCGGAAATTCGAACATGTATTCTTCCCTTATTTCGATGGAGCACCGAACCTTTTCAAATCTACCATCTTCTGAACTAGCATCTGTTAATAAACAAGACAGAAAACAAAGTAAATTGTAAGAACAAACCACCACAAAGCCTGATGCAATCAATTACCGCAATTTAATAAAAGAAGACTCTAATCTGAACCTGAAGCTGCGATTTCAAAACCCTGCGATGGGATGGTAGCTGACAGGTCAAAGGTTAATTGCTCTTCTGAAAAATTCGAATTTCACCATAAATATCATGCAAAA encodes:
- the LOC137708120 gene encoding protein LIGHT-DEPENDENT SHORT HYPOCOTYLS 10, with translation MSDSMSRERGKDFVEGSSAGGSPNDDQQQPATPSRYESQKRRDWNTFGQYLKNQRPPVALSQCNYNHVLEFLRYLDQFGKTKVHLQGCMFYGQPEPPAPCTCPLRQAWGSLDALIGRLRAAYEENGGSPENNPFASGAIRVYLREVRECQAKARGIPYKKKKKKPSPSKGSGGNDDESSSTMHFS